The following nucleotide sequence is from Mucilaginibacter sp. cycad4.
GTGATCAATGAAACCGCAGCTAAAGTATTTGGCTATGGCGATAATCCGATTGATAAAACCATAACAACCGGCACGGGAGATAACATAAAAAAATATCATGTAATTGGCGTGGTAAAAGATTTCAATTTCAGTTCGCTACGGGATAACGTAACACCATTGGTGATGACACTGGATAACGATTGGCTGGCGCGCTTAAGCATCCGCGTAAATACCCATAACCTGCCTGCCCTGATGGCACAAATAGAAAAAACATGGAAAACCATTGCCTCTAACGAACATTTCGACTATTCATTTATGGATGCCGATTTTGATGCGCTGTATCGTACAGAACAGCGCATGGGGCAGCTTTTTATAACGTTTACAGGTTTAGCCATTATAATTGCCTGCCTCGGTTTGTTTGGCCTTACAGCTTACGCTGCCGAGCAGCGCAACCGGGAGATCGGCATTCGTAAAGTATTAGGTGCAAGTATCACAGGTATTGTAAGTATGTTATCGAAAGATTTTATAAAACTGGTGATTGTATCGTTTGTCATAGCTACCCCTTTGGCCTGGATAATCATGAATAAATGGTTGCAGGGCTTTGCCTATCGACAGAATATTAATTGGTGGGTACTGATACTGGCAGGTACTGGGGCTGTGCTTATTGCTTTTGCTACCATTAGCTTGCAATCGTTCAGGGCGGCAACAGCTAACCCGGTGGAGAGTTTGAGGAGCGGGGACTAGTTGATTGACTTCCGGCCCGGCAAGTATGAGAGGCAGGCCAAATAAAGCAAATGCCACTTGTTACAATTTCGACATGGAGATGATGGATAGCTACGGTCTTTTTATTGCCTTATGAAATTAACATTTAACTCATAGCTATATCTTAAAAACCCTTAATTGCAATATCCGTAGAAAGTCACAAGTAGCCACCACTCCAATCCCCCTGTCATACTTGCGCCAGAAAATTTTCAATGCAAATTATTTCGTCCTAACTTAGCTAACAACGTTATATCCATGAAAGCAATAGTGATCACCCAACCCGGCGGCCCCGGGGTTTTGCAGCTTGCCGACAGGCCAAAGCCGCTTATCGCACCCGATGAAGTGCTAATAAAAGTAATGGCAGCGGGCATTAACCGGCCCGATGTATTTCAACGCAAGGGAAATTATCCGCCGCCTGCCGGTGCATCTGTGGATATTCCTGGGCTGGAGGTGGCCGGTACCATTGCCGAAGTTGGCGAAGCAGTTTCCCGCTGGAAAATCGGCGACAAGGTTTGCGCACTGGTTACCGGCGGTGGTTATGCCGAATATTGTAAAGCGCCCGAAGGCCAATGCCTCCCTATTCCTTCAAACTTAAGCTATCCTGAAGCAGCCTCTCTCCCCGAAACATTTTTCACTGTATGGAGCAATGTTTTTGATCGCGCTGCCCTTAAACATGGTGAATCGTTATTGGTGCATGGTGGATCAAGTGGTATAGGTGTTACGGCTATTCAAATGGCCAAAGCATTGGGCAGTACTGTTTATGTAACGGCCAGCTCAAATGATAAATGCAGCTTTTGTGAACAAATAGGTGCTGATAAAGCTATCAATTATAAAACAACCGACTTTAAGGAAGAGATTAAAACAATAACTAACAGTAAGGGTGTTAATGTAATATTAGATATGATAGGCGGCGATTATCTGCCGGGCAATATAGATTCGTTGGCGGTTGAAGGGCGCCTGGTGATGATCAATGCTATGAATGGCCGTGAAGTACAGCTTGACCTGGGCAAAGTGATGGCAAAAAGACTGATTATTACCGGATCGATGTTACGCAGCAGAGAAACAGCTTTCAAAGCAACTATCGCCCAAAACCTCGAACAAAAAATATGGCCATTGCTATCATCAGGAAAAATCAGGCCCATAGTGTATAAAACTTTCGATGCCGGCGATGCTGCCGAAGCTCATAAACTGATGGAAAGTAATACTCATACAGGCAAAATTGTATTGACTTTTGTGCAATAAAGGCAAACAATTAACAATGTTGAAATTATCCTTTAAAAAACTTGGTACACTATTTAAATAATTGGATAGAAATCTTAACTTTGCGCCTCTGAAATAGCATCTTATACATTCCTGTAACAAATGATGTATGTGGCTGTTCAGTAAAAGCATTTTTTAAAAAACACCAGGTTATATATGCCAAACATTGGAAAAATTTCAAGGATCATTGGTCCGGTAGTTGACGTAAGTTTCGCTGATGACGCTCATTTGCCTAAAATTTATGACGCGTTAGAGATCACGAAAGACAATGGTCAGAAAGTTATTTTAGAAGTTCAGCAGCACTTAGGCGAAGATCGTGTACGTGCTATCGCGATGGACTCGACCGACGGCTTGTTGCGCGGAATGAAGGTTTTAGATACCGAAGCTGCTATCAAAATGCCGGTAGGCGATAATATCAAAGGCCGCGTATTTAACGTGGTAGGTGATGCTATCGACGGTATCCCTGATCTTGACAAATCAAATGGTCGCCCTATTCACGCAACCCCTCCAAGGTTTGAAGACCTGTCTACCGAAACTGAAGTACTTTTTACAGGTATCAAAGTTATCGACCTTTTAGAGCCTTATGCAAAAGGTGGTAAAATTGGTTTATTTGGTGGTGCCGGTGTAGGTAAAACAGTATTGATCCAGGAACTGATCAACAACATCGCTAAAGCTTATGCAGGTTTATCTGTATTTGCAGGTGTTGGTGAGCGTACACGTGAAGGTAATGACCTTTTACGTGAGATGCTTGAATCAGGCATTATAAAATATGGCGACGCTTTCATGCATTCGATGGAAGAAGGCGGCTGGGACCTATCTAAAGTAGATACCGAAGCCATGAAAGATTCAAAAGCAACATTTGTGTTCGGTCAGATGAACGAGCCTCCTGGTGCACGTGCACGTGTGGCCCTTTCAGGCTTAACTATTGCCGAGTATTTCCGTGATGGCGATGAAGATGGTAAAGGCCGTGATATCCTTTTCTTTATCGACAACATCTTCCGCTTTACCCAGGCAGGTTCAGAGGTATCAGCGCTATTAGGCCGTATGCCATCAGCAGTAGGTTACCAGCCAACACTGGCAACTGAGATGGGTACCATGCAGGAGCGTATCACTTCAACCAAACGGGGTTCAATCACATCTGTACAGGCCGTTTACGTACCTGCGGATGACTTGACCGACCCGGCGCCGGCTACAACCTTCGCCCACTTAGATGCTACTACCGTACTTTCACGTAAAATTGCCGAGCTTGGTATTTACCCTGCGGTGGATCCATTGGATTCAACCTCACGTATCCTTAGCCCAGCTGTTTTAGGTGATGAGCACTACAATACAGCTCAACGCGTTAAAGAAACTTTACAACGATACAAAGAGCTTCAGGACATCATCGCCATCCTTGGTATGGACGAGCTTTCTGAAGAAGATAAGTTAGTTG
It contains:
- a CDS encoding NAD(P)H-quinone oxidoreductase, with product MKAIVITQPGGPGVLQLADRPKPLIAPDEVLIKVMAAGINRPDVFQRKGNYPPPAGASVDIPGLEVAGTIAEVGEAVSRWKIGDKVCALVTGGGYAEYCKAPEGQCLPIPSNLSYPEAASLPETFFTVWSNVFDRAALKHGESLLVHGGSSGIGVTAIQMAKALGSTVYVTASSNDKCSFCEQIGADKAINYKTTDFKEEIKTITNSKGVNVILDMIGGDYLPGNIDSLAVEGRLVMINAMNGREVQLDLGKVMAKRLIITGSMLRSRETAFKATIAQNLEQKIWPLLSSGKIRPIVYKTFDAGDAAEAHKLMESNTHTGKIVLTFVQ
- the atpD gene encoding F0F1 ATP synthase subunit beta, translated to MPNIGKISRIIGPVVDVSFADDAHLPKIYDALEITKDNGQKVILEVQQHLGEDRVRAIAMDSTDGLLRGMKVLDTEAAIKMPVGDNIKGRVFNVVGDAIDGIPDLDKSNGRPIHATPPRFEDLSTETEVLFTGIKVIDLLEPYAKGGKIGLFGGAGVGKTVLIQELINNIAKAYAGLSVFAGVGERTREGNDLLREMLESGIIKYGDAFMHSMEEGGWDLSKVDTEAMKDSKATFVFGQMNEPPGARARVALSGLTIAEYFRDGDEDGKGRDILFFIDNIFRFTQAGSEVSALLGRMPSAVGYQPTLATEMGTMQERITSTKRGSITSVQAVYVPADDLTDPAPATTFAHLDATTVLSRKIAELGIYPAVDPLDSTSRILSPAVLGDEHYNTAQRVKETLQRYKELQDIIAILGMDELSEEDKLVVSRARRVQRFLSQPFHVAEQFTGLKGVLVDIKDTIKGFNMIMDGEVDEYPEAAFNLVGNIDDAIEKGKKLLAEANA